Within Myxococcales bacterium, the genomic segment GCAGTTTGTGGATTCAGGCGCGGTGACCAACGTCAAGGGGTGGTCTCAGGCCATCGAACTTAGCGCGTGCCGCGCTGGGTTTTTGTTGAATGGCAGCTTGGAAGTCGCTTCGCGACTCATCCAAGCGGAGCCGCCGAGCCATCCTGACGATCTGCCGGCTAAGGATAAGGTAAAACAGGTGGTGCGATTTAGCGCTTCTGAGGAGTACTTCGAGCTCCGCAAGAAATTAGGGATACAAATCGACATTAGTTAGCATGGCCTGAAGCTGTCCGATTTGGCAGAGACTAGTGCCGAGCACGAACGCTTGCTGTCCGGCCATTAGTATCCATGGCGAGCCGAGGTCAACAAGGCCGAGCGCGATGGCTACCGCCCACAAGCCCAACGCCGCCACGGACCATCCGAGGTAGCGATGGAGCGCGCGCCGCGATACGAGGGATGGCGCTTCACGCAAACTGGGCAGGCATGTGTAGCGCTCTGCAATGACGAAGGCCCGGGCCGTCGCATGCCACAAACCGATGAACCACAGCGCAACCGAGGAAACTACGCCGAGCGCTACCAAGCTAAGGTCGTGCATCCGTGGGTCGGGTAGGGCGCGGGTGAGGTGATGGAGGCTCAGTCCGATGGCTGCGCCTACGATGATTACGAGGAGCTGGCAGACAAGCTTACATATAAGGAGGCGCGCCACGGACGCATAGCGCAAAATGGCTGTGTACATGCCTGCTTGAAAAGGGTTCTTGCGATAAAGTGCGTCGCCTAGACCAAAAGTACAAAATCCACCGATGAGGAATCCGAGAAAACCCAGGCTCCCTGCGAGTGTGCCTGTTCTCATGTTCATCAGTTCCGTTATCGATTGCGTGACATCGAATTTTTGGCTGAGTGTGTGGGCGAGCGGCGCCACGATGCAAAGGGCGACTGACGAGCGCATGACATAGTGAATAAGGGCGAGGCGCAAGAAGGTTCCCCAGGCGCAACGACCACTCATCACAGACCCACCAGCCCGAGACAGAGCTGCGCCGCCAACATCAGCCAGGGCCACCAATATCGGTTTTGCGCGGATGACACCTTCGGCAGATCGTTGTTTGCCGGATTGCGATCGGCGACGATACGGCGGGAAGGATCTACATGCACTTGGGTGATTTTTGAAGGTCCAATATGGCTAATGCGGAAGTTCTTTGCATCGCCCCGCCAAATAAACCTGTAGCTGTCGCCCTCGTGGGTGCGCGCGTTTACCCAGACGGGCAGCGACGAAGGAACGCCGTCTCGCTCAAGACGAATCTCGCTCAGCCATTCATGGTGCTGAGGCCTGTGGGCGAGGCGAGTTACTTTGTAGTCGAGCGGGCTCGTGCTTGAAAGCATCGGCACGAGCACATCTTTGGAGAATCCAAACCAATACTCCGCATCGAATGCCGCATAAAGCGCCTCTGGTTCAGGATGCCGAAAGCGCTCAGTGCGTGCATAGCGTCCAAGGGCTCTCAGAAACGCCTCGTCGCCCCACACTCTGCGGACAGTTTCAAAGATGGCGGCGGGTTTGACGTAGGCGGCGGTGCTATATTCCTCTTCAGAGTATCGATACGCTGCAAGGTCCGATCGGGGCGTCAGATTCAGAAACGGATAGAGCACATGAAAGGCATCCGAAGGGACAAGCGGCCATCCCGTCCCCGATGCGTTGGAGCCATAGATGTGACGCAGCATGTCCAAAGCTGCCCACTCCGATATACCCTCATCTAGCACGGGCCAGCGCACCTCGTTGCTGCCAATCAGGCCGTAAAACCACTGATGCGCCAGCTCGTGCGCGACGACTCCAGGAGCGCCGAGTGCGCGCCAGCCCGGAAGCGCAACCCAAGGGCCTGAGCTCACGATCAACGTCGGGTACTCCATGGCCGCCACTCCTTCCGCTCCTCTGGGCGGTATGACGACAGTCAGGGTTGAATAGGGATACGTTCCATACCGCGCGCCAAAGTACCTGAGCCCCTCTGTCACGAGCTTGGCCTGTTCGAATACGGCGCTCTCGTAGCCTAAAGGCGCAAAGAAGCGCACCGCGGGATGGGAGTCCTGCACCACCCATTCTTTGAAATGGGGGTAGGCCGCAAATGCAATGTCATGCACGGCGTTTGCACGAAAAAGCATTTTCTGCATAGATCCTTCGCGCCGTGTGCTGACGAGATCGCCCGACCCAGCAATCACATACTCGGAAGGCGCGCGCACCGTAACTTCATGATCGGCAAAGTCCGAAAAAAACTCACCCAGTCCATGATAAGGAAAGCTGGTCCAGTGGCCGTCGTCTTCCAACTTTGCGAGCTTGGGATACCACTGCGCCACCATGTGAAAGTCGTTGACGTAGCCGGCGCGCGCAAAGAGTTCGGGGAGGGTGGATACGAAGCGGATCTTCAGTCGGAGGGTCTTTGCGGGCAAGACGGGGCTGATCAGAGGCACGCGCATCTGTGTGAAGTCGCCTTCGATGAGTTCGTTTTGTGCGCCCGAGAGCAGATCCTGCCCGCCCGAGGTGCGCATGGATAATATGTCGATGCGGCCAGCGCCAATTGCGGACTGCTCCCGCAGCTGGCCGCCGCTTTCCTTCATGAACACTGACCGATTGTCCCTAAACGCGTTGAGATACAGATGCAAGTAAAGCACCGTCACTGCGCGGCCGCTTCGGTTCGTCCACAGAATTTCTTCCTCGCCCTCGACGTAATGGTCGGCAGGGTTTAGCGTGGCGGATATCGTGTAACGTATGTGTGAAGGGGGAAGGTTGTTCGCATATACTTTCCCGGACGCGAGGAATCCAAGCGTGCAAGAAAGCATCAGTATGCTGCTAGAAACCCGAGAGGCCACACAAGCGATGGCACGTCGCTTGGCAACGCACATCATTGCAGGAGATGTGATCCTCCTGGATGGTGAACTTGGGGCGGGTAAAACATTTTTCGCGGGCGCGTTGATCCATGCACTCGGCGTTCCCGAGCAGATGTTTGTCACCAGTCCCACCTTCACATTGATACACCAATATCGCGGCAGGCTGCCGATTTACCATGCCGATTCCTTTCGGCTCGATGATCCCAAAGAACTCCTCACCCTAGGATTGCGGGAGGCGCTCGAGGAGGAAGCGGTGGTGATTGTGGAGTGGGGGAAAAAGCTCGCGCCTTTTCTGCACACCCCCTGGCTTGGGCTTGAGTTCGAATTGTTCGATGAAAACGCTCGCACTGTGCGGTGGTCAGGCACAGGCACAAGGCCGAAGACGCTCATCGACCTTGCAGCTCAACGACGGCTCTGATAAGGCCGCCCCATGCCCCGCCGCACTGATATCCGCCGCATCCTCTTGGTGGGCTCGGGCCCCATCGTGATCGGTCAGGGCTGCGAGTTCGACTATTCGGGGACGCAAGGGGCCAAGGCACTCAAACAAGAGGGATACGAGGTTATTCTCGTCAACTCCAACCCGGCCACGGTCATGACCGACCCGGAGTTTGCCGACCGAACATATATCGAGCCCCTGGTTCCCGAGGTGCTAGAGGCCATCATCGCGCGCGAGCGGCCCGACGCCCTGTTGCCCACGCTGGGTGGCCAGACGGGGCTGAATTTAGCCATAAATCTTGCCAAAAGTGGCTATTTACAGCGTCATAACGTGACACTTCTGGGCGCCAATGTCGAGGCGATTCTCAAGGCCGAGGACCGTGAGCAGTTCAAGCAGGCGATGGAGCGGATCGGACTGCGCTGCCCCAAGGCGCATATGGCCCGCACGGTGGCAGAAGCCAATGACGCCGTCGTAGCGATTGGTTTCCCCGTCATCCTTAGGCCGTCGTTTACGTTGGGCGGGTCGGGGGGCGGCATCGCCTATAACCGCGAGGAGTTCGACCGCGCCATCAGATGGGCCTTTCAGCAAAGCCCCACCCATGAGTGTTTGATCGAAGAAAGCGTGCTCGGATGGAAGGAGTTCGAGCTTGAGGTGATTCGCGATTGCGCCAACAACTTCGCTGTGATCTGCACCATCGAGAACTTTGATCCCATGGGCGTCCACACTGGGGACTCCATCACGGTCGCTCCGGCGATGACCCTCACCGATCGGGAATATCAGCGGCTGCGGGATGCCGCGCGCGCAATCATTGCTGAGATTGGCGTCGATACCGGCGGCTCGAACATCCAGTTTGCCGTCAATCCGAAAGACGGTGCGTTCGTGGTCATTGAAATGAACCCGAGGGTGTCCCGTTCGAGTGCATTAGCCTCCAAGGCCACCGGTTACCCCATCGCCAAGATCGCCGCAAAGCTGGCGGTCGGCTATCGCCTCGATGAACTGAAGAACGACATCACCCAGACCAGCGCCGCCTTTGAGCCCAGCATTGACTACGTCGTGTGTAAGGTCCCGCGTTTCGCGTTTGAGAAGTTTCCCGGCTCCGACATCCGCCTGACCACCCAAATGAAATCGGTGGGAGAGGCAATGGCCATCGGGCGCACCTTTAAAGAAGCGCTGCACAAGGCCACCCGCTCGCTTGAAATCGGCCGAGACGGCTTGGTTTCATTGATGGACAAGGTGGACTACCGCCTTTTGGCCCGGTCCCTTAGGAATCTGGCGCATTCCCACCAAGGTTCGCTGCCTGGGAATGACCCCACCTCATCTTCCACGATGCCAAGAGCCACGCCTGAGGAGCTGAAAGAGGCGATAAGCGAGGTGATCCGCATCCCCGTGCCCGATAGGCTCTGGCACATCGCCGATGCCTTTCGTGTTGGCTTGAGCCTGAACGACGTACACACGGCCACCGCGATCGATCCATGGTTCTTGCGCGAGGTGAAGGAGCTAATCGATGAGGAGGAAACCCTCCGCACGCATACGGGCGAGAGCCAGCTTGCACGCGCCAAGGCATTTGGTTTTTCGGACAGCCGGATCGCCACGTTAAAGGGCGTTCTGCCATCGGAGATTCGCGCCCAGCGTGAGCGAGCCGCTATCCGTCCGAGTTTTCTTCGGGTCGACAGTTGTGCGGCGGAGTTTCCGGCGCTGACGCCATACATGTACTCGAGCTACGGCGCTGTATCCGAGGAAGATGCGATCCAAACGCGCAAGATCATGATCTTGGGTGGCGGGCCCAATCGCATCGGACAAGGCATTGAGTTTGACTACTGTTGCGTCCATGCCGCCTTCGCGCTCGCAGAGCTTGGCTACGAGACCATCATGGTCAACTGCAATCCCGAGACGGTGTCGACCGATTACGACACCTCCGATCGGTTGTATTTCGAGCCGCTGACCTTTGAAGATGTGATGGCCATCGTGGAGGCTGAGAAGCCCGAGGGCGTGATCGTGCAGTTTGGCGGGCAGACACCGCTCAAGTTGTCGGTGCCGCTTGAGAAAGCCGGTGTGCGGATATTGGGCACCAGCGCTAGCGCAATCGATCGGGCCGAGGACCGGGAAAAATTCGAGGCGCTGCTTCAAAAGCTAGATTTGCGGCGGCCTCCCGGTGGCATCGCCAGGAGCGTGTCACAAGCGTTTGAGGTCGCAGGCCGGATTGGCTACCCGCTGCTGGTGCGCCCGAGTTATGTGCTCGGGGGCCGGGCGATGCAAATCGTGCATTCTCACGACGAGTTAGCCCATTACATCACGGTGGCTGTGGAAACCCTGGAGGCAGAATCTGCTGGCACCATCTTGCTCGATCAGTTTCTGAAAGACGCCATCGAGGTCGATGTCGATTGCCTCTCTGATGGGACCCAGGTGGTGATCGGCGGGATCATGCAACACATCGAGGAAGCAGGTGTGCATTCCGGGGACTCGACCAGTGTTTTACCCGCTCATAGTCTGAGTAGTCACATCCTTCACCACATCCGCGAGGCCACGCGTGCTCTGGCGCTTGAGCTTGGTGTGGTGGGTCTTATGAATGTGCAATTCGCCGTGTATCAAAACCAAGTTTACGTGCTCGAGGTCAATCCCCGCGCCTCGCGGACCGTGCCATTTGTCAGCAAGGTCATCGGCGTGCCCCTCGCAAAAATCGCCGCGCAAGTCATGGCGGGAAAGACGCTGGCCGCCATAGGGTTTACGGAGGAGATTGTTCCCACGCATGTGGGCGTCAAAGAGTCGGTGTTTCCCTTCGTGAAGTTCGCTGGGGTGGACACCATCTTAGGACCCGAGATGCGTTCAACGGGCGAAGTGATGGGCATCGCCGACAACTTCGCGGCGGCGTTTTCGAAGGCCATGCTCTCAGCCGGCATGCGCCTGCCCCAAAGTGGTACTGTTTTCATCAGTGTGCGAGATGAGGACAAAGAGGTCGCTCACGAGCTCGGCATGCGCCTGAGCCGCTGTGGTTTTCGTCTGGTCGCCACCTGCGGGACCTCAAAGTCGCTTGCCGAGCACGGCATCAGTGCTGAGCGCGTGCATAAAGTGACCGATGGACATCGCCCCAACATCGTTGATCTCATTCACGACGGTGAAATACACATTGTGATCAACACCACCTCTGGCGCCCAGGCGATTCGGGACAGCTACAGTTTACGTCGTCAGACGGTGCTCTCGGGTGTGCCCTATTTCACCACGATTGCCGCAGCTCGCGCGGTCGTCGATGCCATCGAGGCCGGCATCAGTCATCGGGAGGTGAAGTCGTTGCAAGAGTACACGCAACAGGGTCCAGCATCCGCCCGAGATGCGACGTAGAGTAGAGGCATGGCCGTAGCAAGCGTAAGCGGCATCTCTCCATCGGACTGGGACCGCATGGTGCCCGCCGATGATCCTTTCATGCTGCATGCCTTTCTTCTCGGCCTTGAGAAGACAAAATGCGTTAGCGCCATGACCGGCTGGCGTCCCCGACATCTGTTGGCGTACGAGAACGACGTGTTGATGGGTGCGATGCCGCTTTACGAAAAACACCACAGCTATGGTGAGTTTGTGTTTGACTTTGAGTGGGCCCAGGCGGCAGAGGAAGCCGAGCTGCCCTATTACCCCAAGCTCGTCAGCGCCGTGCCGTTTACGCCCGTCACGGGCGCGAGGTTACTCGTCGCTCCCGAGGCCGATTCCGAGCGCGTCAGGGGGCGGTTGCTCGCCGCGCTCGACGCTTTGTTGAGCGAAGGCAACTATTCCTCGGCTCACGTGCTCTTCCCCAACGATGCCGACATGGCCTTCCTCGAACGTGCAGGTTACATTCCGCGTCTCGGGTTTCAGTTTCATTGGACACGCGATCCCGGCTGGCACACCTTTGAGGACTTTCAGAGGAGCATGCGCGCAAGTGTGCGAAAGCAGGTGAAGAAAGAGCGAAAGATCGCCCATTCGCAGGGTCTTACGTTCAAAATGCTTGCCAAAGGAGAGATCACAGAGGCGCACCGAGAGGCGTTTTGGCACTGCTATACGAGCACCATCGAAAAGCACCATTCCCACGCCTATCTCAATCGCGCATTTGTGAGACATCTGTTCGATCATTTCTCTCAGTACCTGTTGCTTGCCGTGGCAAAAAGAGGCGACAGGGTGGTGGCCTGTGCGCTGTTTTTGTATCGAGGCACGGGGCTTTATGGACGTTATTGGGGGGCACTTGAGCCGATTCCGATGCTGCACTTCGAGCTCTGTTACTATCAGCCCATCACGTGGGCGCTAGAGCACGGCATCACGCGTTTTGAGGCCGGCGCACAAGGCATGCAAAAGCTCAAGCGTGGCCTGCTTCCTCGCGCATGCCATAGTGCGCATCGCTTTTCGCATGAAGGCTTTGGGCGGGCCATTCGGGCGCATTTGAAGGCCGAACGGCGCCATATTCTAGCGCACATGGCCCATTGCGAAGCGCACGGACCATTTCATCGCGCATGAAGAGTCTGCGCCTGTTGGCGTGGACTCCTGTGGGCGGCACAAGAGCCAGTACGGCACATGCTCCGTGAAGCGTGAGGAGCGCCGCATGTTCCCGTTTTCGCGAATGGTTTCGGCGCACTAGCGTGGCATGTCGTTTGCATGTGTATGTCTCACTGGGGGAAACGGGAGGAGTGTCCTCTTCGTGGGCTCAGAAAGAACGGGGAAGAGCGCGTGCTTTCAAAGTGGTTGGCATTCTTATCAACAGAGCGGCTCAAGACGAGCGAGCGACCGACGCGCCCATCGGGACCCGATGGCGCAGAGTGGCGAAAGAGCGAAGAGTCGCGAATCACCAAGCGTGTTAAGACCGAGGCGGATTCGACCACGCCCATCGAACATGCGAGCGGCGAGCCCACCCAGCCTAAGTACCTCAAGCAGGCGATGAGCCTGCGCATGCGGCATTCGGCGGCCAACACATTTTATCACTACCATTATAAGGAAAAGTAGCCATCCTCTGCTGCTGGCCGGGCCGTTTCGTAACTAGCAGGGGGCTCTAAAAGCAAGTACCCTCGCGAAAGTCGTGAGGGTGGTTTACGCATTATTACTGTTGGGCAGTGTCGCGGGCACCGTGCGGGCCGATGGGACGACATCCTCTTGGGCTGTGATTCCCAGCATGGACGCAAGCCGCCAATACGATTGGACCCGGGCGGCAGCGGAACGCTTGCGCACGGAGCTTCGCAGCATGGGTCTTCAGGTCAAAGACCTGCGTGAGTCTCAAAGCGCATTTGAGCGTCGCCATTCTCGCTTCCCAGCTCAGTTGGCGGCTACAGAAGTAAGCGCGTTTGAACAGTGCGCCCATCACGCAGAATCTCACATCGCGGGCGCAAGCTACAAAAAGACCTTGGCGATGGCGAAGAAATGTTTGGAGCCGGTCATCCCCAAACTTGAAGCGTTTGCAAGAGACCCGGTCAGGGCTGAGACCATTTTCAATCTATGTATGTTCCGCACGCGCGCCTATATAGAAAATCGCAAGTCCGCGGAAGCAAAGGCCGCGGCGCTTGAGTGCCGGCGCATGCTGCCCGACATTCAGCCGAGCGCGGTCGTACATCCCCCAGAGGTGCGCAAGGTGATGGCGGAGGTGGATCGCGTGCTTAAGACGCAGGGAGGGCGACTGCGCGTGACAAGCTCCGCTAGGGGCTGCGCCGTGTATGTCAATGGGCGGCGCATGGGCCAAGTCCCCCTCAGCCGTGGCGGCCTCGCGCCTGGCACCTACGGCGTCCAGGTGGATTGTCAGTCCGGCGAGCTCAGCCGCGTCTATCCCGTCACGGTTTTATCGAGGCGCCTGAAAAAGCTTCACATCGATGTGGGGTTTGAGGAGGCGCTCTTGAGCCAGCCCGGCCTGGGGCTCATGTATTTGACGCAAGCTGAGCACAACCAAGAACGGCTGCCGCACGCGCTCATGCTCGTCCACGCGCTCGAAGCCAGCGACGCATTGCTGATCACGCCGCTCGAGGATGGACTTCTGCGGATTGATCGCCTGGATGCACAGCAAAGACTGGTGCTGGCCTCGGTCCGGCTCCGCTGGAATGCGCTCGAGGCACGGTTCGAAGGCGATGTGCTGGGCGAAGCAATGGAGGCATTGATGGAAGCCAGATCGCTCGATCTGAGTGGCCCCCGTCCCGTGCCTATTGGCGCTTGGTCGCCCACGCGGCCTGGCGCAGAACCACTTCGGGCGCCCCAGGCTTCGCACATGGCCGAGCCAGCACCGCACCACGCGGTGCGCGTGGGCACGGGCATTTTGGCGCTCGCGCTCTACGGTCTGGCGTGGGGAAGCGCGATTGCCTACGAGAGCAGCGACAGGCAGGTGCCATCGGCAGTCCTTTACCTCAGCAGCGGCGCTCTTAGCAGTGGTTTATTGTGGACCGCCAGTTGGATGCTGTTCCCGTCGGGCAAAGGCGGCATCACGTGGTGGAAGTGGGCAGGGGCCTTAGTGGGCGTGGCGCTCACTACGCTGGGGGCCTTGGCGCCCCTGAGTAAGGCTGAACGACGGGGCGCTTACGACGACATGCTGCTCTTTACCGGCGCCCCCCTATTGTTATGGCCGCTTCAAGATTTCCTCTAAACTGGCTGGAATCAGCGATAGATAGCCAGTGATTCATGAATGTATCTCAGTTTGGGTTCCCGTTGTGTCCCGGAAATCTCTCATGCTAAGTACCTTTCGGCCTCACATGCCTCGCAACGGGTTCCGCATAGGGTGTTATTTGGTTGTTCTGCTCGCGTCGGGTCCGCTCGGGGGGCCGGCGTTGATGCGTGCGCATGCGGAAATGCAGCAGACGGGATCCAAGTTTCCAGAGCCCTCCGCCGTGATCGTGGCAAGCATTGAGCATGTCGACCCGCAGCTTGAGCGCCTGGCGGTCCTCATCGAGGAGCAACTGAGAAATCGCGGCGCGCGGCTGCTCAGCATGTTCGATGCCGCGGCTGAGCTGGGCGAAACCTACAGCGCACCTGCGCCTTCGCCCCATGCTCTGCTGCGGGAACTCGAAGAAGAGACCGAGCGCACCCTGCTTGCCGTGGCGGACGGAGATGATCGCAACACGGAGCGGCTGGCCGATCGGATGCTCGACAAAGTGGATGGATACCTGTGGCACATCGGTCAGCTTCCTTTGCGCATCGGGGATGTCGCCAACATCTGTCTCTTCAAAGTGCGCGCACTATGGCACCGTGACAAGATCGCTCTGGCGCGCACGCAGGCGAACCGCTGCTTGCAGATCGTGCCGGATCTCGTGGCCGAGCCACGTCTTCATCCCGATGAGGTCCGCGACTATGTGCGAGAGGCGCGCCTGCGGCTTAGCGGCGAACCTGTCCCGGGAGCAGGCCACATTCTGCCCGGGGCCAAGCTCGTCGTGCGCACGGGTCCCAACGTACCTCCCGGCTGTAACATCCATTTGAACGGCAGGCCCCTCGGCAAGCCCCCGGCCTTGACCTTCACGGTGGCAGCCGGCACCTATCAGGTGCATTTGGGTTGCGGAAACTACCGCTCCGTGGTGCACAAGATCACGGTACAGCCCGGCGAGAGCCGTGAAGTCACCATCGATGCCGACTTTGGCGATCACTTGATCGTGCGGCCACGGCCGGGGTTTGTATATCCCGACCAAGACTTTTTCTATCGGCAGCACGAAGCGTTCAGCAAGCAGATGGCGCACGCCTTACATTGCTCATCGATGTTTGTGGCGCGAGGCGGAGAAGGCGACACGGCGCACATCGACTACTATACGTACTCCATCACGCGAAACACGATTCAGTTCGAGGCCTCGGTGGAGCTTCCCTATAACCACGGCGCCGTGACCCCCGCCAATGTCGAAAAGGCGATTGGCGCGCTCGTGCAGAGGGAGTCGGCCAAAATCGAAGGCTCCACCATCGAAACGGGGGTCATCGACGAGAAGCTGCTGGAGCCGCCCCCCGTCGACGGCGCCCAAGCGCCTCGGCAGGGAGGTGCGTGGCTGGACGTGGCAAAATGGGCCACGCTCGGTATCGGCGTCGCCGGGCTTGGACTGAGCTGGGTGTTTTACGCCACCGCCGTCAGCAAGCAAAACGACATCG encodes:
- the tsaE gene encoding tRNA (adenosine(37)-N6)-threonylcarbamoyltransferase complex ATPase subunit type 1 TsaE, encoding MLLETREATQAMARRLATHIIAGDVILLDGELGAGKTFFAGALIHALGVPEQMFVTSPTFTLIHQYRGRLPIYHADSFRLDDPKELLTLGLREALEEEAVVIVEWGKKLAPFLHTPWLGLEFELFDENARTVRWSGTGTRPKTLIDLAAQRRL
- a CDS encoding GNAT family N-acetyltransferase, encoding MAVASVSGISPSDWDRMVPADDPFMLHAFLLGLEKTKCVSAMTGWRPRHLLAYENDVLMGAMPLYEKHHSYGEFVFDFEWAQAAEEAELPYYPKLVSAVPFTPVTGARLLVAPEADSERVRGRLLAALDALLSEGNYSSAHVLFPNDADMAFLERAGYIPRLGFQFHWTRDPGWHTFEDFQRSMRASVRKQVKKERKIAHSQGLTFKMLAKGEITEAHREAFWHCYTSTIEKHHSHAYLNRAFVRHLFDHFSQYLLLAVAKRGDRVVACALFLYRGTGLYGRYWGALEPIPMLHFELCYYQPITWALEHGITRFEAGAQGMQKLKRGLLPRACHSAHRFSHEGFGRAIRAHLKAERRHILAHMAHCEAHGPFHRA
- a CDS encoding M1 family metallopeptidase; protein product: MLSCTLGFLASGKVYANNLPPSHIRYTISATLNPADHYVEGEEEILWTNRSGRAVTVLYLHLYLNAFRDNRSVFMKESGGQLREQSAIGAGRIDILSMRTSGGQDLLSGAQNELIEGDFTQMRVPLISPVLPAKTLRLKIRFVSTLPELFARAGYVNDFHMVAQWYPKLAKLEDDGHWTSFPYHGLGEFFSDFADHEVTVRAPSEYVIAGSGDLVSTRREGSMQKMLFRANAVHDIAFAAYPHFKEWVVQDSHPAVRFFAPLGYESAVFEQAKLVTEGLRYFGARYGTYPYSTLTVVIPPRGAEGVAAMEYPTLIVSSGPWVALPGWRALGAPGVVAHELAHQWFYGLIGSNEVRWPVLDEGISEWAALDMLRHIYGSNASGTGWPLVPSDAFHVLYPFLNLTPRSDLAAYRYSEEEYSTAAYVKPAAIFETVRRVWGDEAFLRALGRYARTERFRHPEPEALYAAFDAEYWFGFSKDVLVPMLSSTSPLDYKVTRLAHRPQHHEWLSEIRLERDGVPSSLPVWVNARTHEGDSYRFIWRGDAKNFRISHIGPSKITQVHVDPSRRIVADRNPANNDLPKVSSAQNRYWWPWLMLAAQLCLGLVGL
- a CDS encoding PEGA domain-containing protein — protein: MVYALLLLGSVAGTVRADGTTSSWAVIPSMDASRQYDWTRAAAERLRTELRSMGLQVKDLRESQSAFERRHSRFPAQLAATEVSAFEQCAHHAESHIAGASYKKTLAMAKKCLEPVIPKLEAFARDPVRAETIFNLCMFRTRAYIENRKSAEAKAAALECRRMLPDIQPSAVVHPPEVRKVMAEVDRVLKTQGGRLRVTSSARGCAVYVNGRRMGQVPLSRGGLAPGTYGVQVDCQSGELSRVYPVTVLSRRLKKLHIDVGFEEALLSQPGLGLMYLTQAEHNQERLPHALMLVHALEASDALLITPLEDGLLRIDRLDAQQRLVLASVRLRWNALEARFEGDVLGEAMEALMEARSLDLSGPRPVPIGAWSPTRPGAEPLRAPQASHMAEPAPHHAVRVGTGILALALYGLAWGSAIAYESSDRQVPSAVLYLSSGALSSGLLWTASWMLFPSGKGGITWWKWAGALVGVALTTLGALAPLSKAERRGAYDDMLLFTGAPLLLWPLQDFL
- a CDS encoding PEGA domain-containing protein — its product is MPRNGFRIGCYLVVLLASGPLGGPALMRAHAEMQQTGSKFPEPSAVIVASIEHVDPQLERLAVLIEEQLRNRGARLLSMFDAAAELGETYSAPAPSPHALLRELEEETERTLLAVADGDDRNTERLADRMLDKVDGYLWHIGQLPLRIGDVANICLFKVRALWHRDKIALARTQANRCLQIVPDLVAEPRLHPDEVRDYVREARLRLSGEPVPGAGHILPGAKLVVRTGPNVPPGCNIHLNGRPLGKPPALTFTVAAGTYQVHLGCGNYRSVVHKITVQPGESREVTIDADFGDHLIVRPRPGFVYPDQDFFYRQHEAFSKQMAHALHCSSMFVARGGEGDTAHIDYYTYSITRNTIQFEASVELPYNHGAVTPANVEKAIGALVQRESAKIEGSTIETGVIDEKLLEPPPVDGAQAPRQGGAWLDVAKWATLGIGVAGLGLSWVFYATAVSKQNDIANGSGGPAVVSDRDDASLLSILSAGAGGMISTASLSLLLLEDERGVPWWSWVTGIAGLGVLGTGIAIAALHDGCDSAPCDTRRSLGVPLGPMLMFHALPLIAVPITHIVRHALSLDDASDGRRAANFAAAPWLSKDSVGFGLWMNVP
- the carB gene encoding carbamoyl-phosphate synthase large subunit, producing MPRRTDIRRILLVGSGPIVIGQGCEFDYSGTQGAKALKQEGYEVILVNSNPATVMTDPEFADRTYIEPLVPEVLEAIIARERPDALLPTLGGQTGLNLAINLAKSGYLQRHNVTLLGANVEAILKAEDREQFKQAMERIGLRCPKAHMARTVAEANDAVVAIGFPVILRPSFTLGGSGGGIAYNREEFDRAIRWAFQQSPTHECLIEESVLGWKEFELEVIRDCANNFAVICTIENFDPMGVHTGDSITVAPAMTLTDREYQRLRDAARAIIAEIGVDTGGSNIQFAVNPKDGAFVVIEMNPRVSRSSALASKATGYPIAKIAAKLAVGYRLDELKNDITQTSAAFEPSIDYVVCKVPRFAFEKFPGSDIRLTTQMKSVGEAMAIGRTFKEALHKATRSLEIGRDGLVSLMDKVDYRLLARSLRNLAHSHQGSLPGNDPTSSSTMPRATPEELKEAISEVIRIPVPDRLWHIADAFRVGLSLNDVHTATAIDPWFLREVKELIDEEETLRTHTGESQLARAKAFGFSDSRIATLKGVLPSEIRAQRERAAIRPSFLRVDSCAAEFPALTPYMYSSYGAVSEEDAIQTRKIMILGGGPNRIGQGIEFDYCCVHAAFALAELGYETIMVNCNPETVSTDYDTSDRLYFEPLTFEDVMAIVEAEKPEGVIVQFGGQTPLKLSVPLEKAGVRILGTSASAIDRAEDREKFEALLQKLDLRRPPGGIARSVSQAFEVAGRIGYPLLVRPSYVLGGRAMQIVHSHDELAHYITVAVETLEAESAGTILLDQFLKDAIEVDVDCLSDGTQVVIGGIMQHIEEAGVHSGDSTSVLPAHSLSSHILHHIREATRALALELGVVGLMNVQFAVYQNQVYVLEVNPRASRTVPFVSKVIGVPLAKIAAQVMAGKTLAAIGFTEEIVPTHVGVKESVFPFVKFAGVDTILGPEMRSTGEVMGIADNFAAAFSKAMLSAGMRLPQSGTVFISVRDEDKEVAHELGMRLSRCGFRLVATCGTSKSLAEHGISAERVHKVTDGHRPNIVDLIHDGEIHIVINTTSGAQAIRDSYSLRRQTVLSGVPYFTTIAAARAVVDAIEAGISHREVKSLQEYTQQGPASARDAT